A stretch of Macadamia integrifolia cultivar HAES 741 chromosome 7, SCU_Mint_v3, whole genome shotgun sequence DNA encodes these proteins:
- the LOC122084361 gene encoding cationic amino acid transporter 9, chloroplastic-like isoform X2, translating to MAERKRYSGSGISSSSWFSHFRSSAVRSKPLVSSSLDTTVRTGSGEALVRRLGLFDLILLGIGASIGAGIFVVTGTVARDAGPAVTVSFILAGASCVLNALCYAELASRFPAVVGGAYLYSYSAFNELTAFLVFGQLMLDYHIGAASIARSLANYFVNILELFPLFKDHIPSWIGHGGKEFFGGALSINILAPILLAVLTIILCLGVRESSALNSIMTITKLIIVFIVIAVGSFEVDVSNWSPFAPNGFKAVMTGATVVFFAYVGFDAVANSAEESKKPQRDLPIGILGSLLACAILYVAVCLVITGMVPYKFLGEDAPLSAAFTSKGLKYVTILISIGAVAGLTTTLLVGLYVQSRLYFGLGRDGLLPSIFAKVHCTRHTPVHSQVWVGVVAGILGGLFNVHVLSHILSVGSLTGYSVVAACVVSLRWKDRASSLVSSRWISNWREGVICLVAVACSGFVAGLCYRFDALIWLLVPIITGILAAVALYYRQDYVEPSGFSCPGVPIVPAVCIFFNIFLFGQLHYEAWIRFVVLSIVSVGIYAFYGQYHADPRRSKDRKKMEELL from the exons ATGGCAGAGCGGAAGAGATACTCTGGTTCTGGTATATCTTCGTcttcttggttctctcactttcggTCTTCAGCCGTTAGATCCAAGCCTCTAGTTAGTTCTTCCTTGGATACTACTGTCCGTACAGGTTCTGGTGAAGCTCTCGTTCGTCGTCTCGGACTCTTCGATCTTATACTTTTAGGTATCGGTGCATCAATTGGTGCTGGTATCTTTGTCGTCACCGGAACCGTTGCTCGCGATGCTGGACCTG CTGTCACAGTTAGTTTCATTCTGGCTGGAGCATCCTGTGTGCTTAATGCACTCTGTTATGCCGAATTGGCATCCCGTTTTCCTGCTGTTGTTGGTGGAGCATACTTGTATTCATACTCAGCATTCAATGAGCTTACAGCATTTCTCGTGTTTGGACAACTGATGCTTGATTACCATATTGGGGCAGCTAGCATAGCACGAAGCTTGGCAAATTATTTTGTGAACATACTGGAGCTCTTTCCCTTATTCAAGGATCACATTCCAAGCTGGATTGGCCATGGTGGTAAAGAGTTCTTTGGAGGAGCTCTATCGATTAACATATTAGCTCCAATTCTCCTAGCTGTTTTGACAATTATTCTCTGCCTCGGTGTTCGAGAATCATCTGCTTTGAACTCAATTATGACTATCACAAAG TTAATTATTGTGTTCATTGTCATTGCGGTTGGTTCTTTTGAGGTTGACGTATCAAATTGGTCTCCTTTTGCTCCAAATGGGTTTAAAGCAGTAATGACTGGAGCAACAGTAGTATTTTTTGCGTACGTTGGATTTGATGCAGTGGCTAATTCAGCTGAAGAATCTAAAAAACCACAG AGGGATTTACCAATAGGAATCCTTGGAAGTCTTCTTGCTTGTGCAATATTATATGTTGCTGTCTGCTTAGTGATCACTGGAATGGTACCGTACAAGTTTCTTGGTGAAGATGCTCCCTTATCTGCAGCTTTTACATCAAAGGGCTTGAAATATGTTACTATATTGATTAGCATAGGTGCTGTTGCTGGGCTTACTACAACCCTTCTAGTTGGCTTGTATGTTCAG TCTCGGTTATATTTTGGGCTTGGAAGGGATGGTCTACTGCCTTCAATATTTGCAAAAGTACACTGTACACGTCACACTCCTGTTCACTCTCAGGTTTGGGTTGGTGTGGTTGCTGGCATCTTGGGAGGACTATTTAATGTACATGTACTCTCACACATTCTTTCGGTTGGCTCGTTG ACAGGCTACTCTGTCGTTGCAGCATGTGTTGTAAGCCTTCGTTGGAAGGATAGAGCATCAAGTCTAGTTTCTTCAAGGTGGATTTCAAATTGGCGGGAAGGTGTCATATGCCTTGTCGCAGTTGCCTGCAGTGGGTTTGTTGCAGGGCTTTGCTACCGTTTTGATGCTCTTATCTGGTTGCTGGTACCTATAATAACAGGAATACTTGCTGCAGTTGCTCTATATTATCGACAA GACTATGTGGAACCATCAGGGTTTTCTTGTCCAGGAGTTCCCATCGTTCCAGCTGTttgcatcttcttcaacatattCTTGTTTGGTCAG cTACACTATGAAGCATGGATAAGATTTGTGGTCCTCAGCATTGTTTCAGTTGGTATCTATGCATTTTACGGGCAGTATCATGCTGATCCG
- the LOC122084361 gene encoding cationic amino acid transporter 9, chloroplastic-like isoform X3, producing the protein MAERKRYSGSGISSSSWFSHFRSSAVRSKPLVSSSLDTTVRTGSGEALVRRLGLFDLILLGIGASIGAGIFVVTGTVARDAGPAVTVSFILAGASCVLNALCYAELASRFPAVVGGAYLYSYSAFNELTAFLVFGQLMLDYHIGAASIARSLANYFVNILELFPLFKDHIPSWIGHGGKEFFGGALSINILAPILLAVLTIILCLGVRESSALNSIMTITKLIIVFIVIAVGSFEVDVSNWSPFAPNGFKAVMTGATVVFFAYVGFDAVANSAEESKKPQRDLPIGILGSLLACAILYVAVCLVITGMVPYKFLGEDAPLSAAFTSKGLKYVTILISIGAVAGLTTTLLVGLYVQSRLYFGLGRDGLLPSIFAKVHCTRHTPVHSQVWVGVVAGILGGLFNVHVLSHILSVGSLTGYSVVAACVVSLRWKDRASSLVSSRWISNWREGVICLVAVACSGFVAGLCYRFDALIWLLVPIITGILAAVALYYRQDYVEPSGFSCPGVPIVPAVCIFFNIFLFGQLHYEAWIRFVVLSIVSVGIYAFYGQYHADPEADPA; encoded by the exons ATGGCAGAGCGGAAGAGATACTCTGGTTCTGGTATATCTTCGTcttcttggttctctcactttcggTCTTCAGCCGTTAGATCCAAGCCTCTAGTTAGTTCTTCCTTGGATACTACTGTCCGTACAGGTTCTGGTGAAGCTCTCGTTCGTCGTCTCGGACTCTTCGATCTTATACTTTTAGGTATCGGTGCATCAATTGGTGCTGGTATCTTTGTCGTCACCGGAACCGTTGCTCGCGATGCTGGACCTG CTGTCACAGTTAGTTTCATTCTGGCTGGAGCATCCTGTGTGCTTAATGCACTCTGTTATGCCGAATTGGCATCCCGTTTTCCTGCTGTTGTTGGTGGAGCATACTTGTATTCATACTCAGCATTCAATGAGCTTACAGCATTTCTCGTGTTTGGACAACTGATGCTTGATTACCATATTGGGGCAGCTAGCATAGCACGAAGCTTGGCAAATTATTTTGTGAACATACTGGAGCTCTTTCCCTTATTCAAGGATCACATTCCAAGCTGGATTGGCCATGGTGGTAAAGAGTTCTTTGGAGGAGCTCTATCGATTAACATATTAGCTCCAATTCTCCTAGCTGTTTTGACAATTATTCTCTGCCTCGGTGTTCGAGAATCATCTGCTTTGAACTCAATTATGACTATCACAAAG TTAATTATTGTGTTCATTGTCATTGCGGTTGGTTCTTTTGAGGTTGACGTATCAAATTGGTCTCCTTTTGCTCCAAATGGGTTTAAAGCAGTAATGACTGGAGCAACAGTAGTATTTTTTGCGTACGTTGGATTTGATGCAGTGGCTAATTCAGCTGAAGAATCTAAAAAACCACAG AGGGATTTACCAATAGGAATCCTTGGAAGTCTTCTTGCTTGTGCAATATTATATGTTGCTGTCTGCTTAGTGATCACTGGAATGGTACCGTACAAGTTTCTTGGTGAAGATGCTCCCTTATCTGCAGCTTTTACATCAAAGGGCTTGAAATATGTTACTATATTGATTAGCATAGGTGCTGTTGCTGGGCTTACTACAACCCTTCTAGTTGGCTTGTATGTTCAG TCTCGGTTATATTTTGGGCTTGGAAGGGATGGTCTACTGCCTTCAATATTTGCAAAAGTACACTGTACACGTCACACTCCTGTTCACTCTCAGGTTTGGGTTGGTGTGGTTGCTGGCATCTTGGGAGGACTATTTAATGTACATGTACTCTCACACATTCTTTCGGTTGGCTCGTTG ACAGGCTACTCTGTCGTTGCAGCATGTGTTGTAAGCCTTCGTTGGAAGGATAGAGCATCAAGTCTAGTTTCTTCAAGGTGGATTTCAAATTGGCGGGAAGGTGTCATATGCCTTGTCGCAGTTGCCTGCAGTGGGTTTGTTGCAGGGCTTTGCTACCGTTTTGATGCTCTTATCTGGTTGCTGGTACCTATAATAACAGGAATACTTGCTGCAGTTGCTCTATATTATCGACAA GACTATGTGGAACCATCAGGGTTTTCTTGTCCAGGAGTTCCCATCGTTCCAGCTGTttgcatcttcttcaacatattCTTGTTTGGTCAG cTACACTATGAAGCATGGATAAGATTTGTGGTCCTCAGCATTGTTTCAGTTGGTATCTATGCATTTTACGGGCAGTATCATGCTGATCCG
- the LOC122084361 gene encoding cationic amino acid transporter 9, chloroplastic-like isoform X1, with protein sequence MAERKRYSGSGISSSSWFSHFRSSAVRSKPLVSSSLDTTVRTGSGEALVRRLGLFDLILLGIGASIGAGIFVVTGTVARDAGPAVTVSFILAGASCVLNALCYAELASRFPAVVGGAYLYSYSAFNELTAFLVFGQLMLDYHIGAASIARSLANYFVNILELFPLFKDHIPSWIGHGGKEFFGGALSINILAPILLAVLTIILCLGVRESSALNSIMTITKLIIVFIVIAVGSFEVDVSNWSPFAPNGFKAVMTGATVVFFAYVGFDAVANSAEESKKPQRDLPIGILGSLLACAILYVAVCLVITGMVPYKFLGEDAPLSAAFTSKGLKYVTILISIGAVAGLTTTLLVGLYVQSRLYFGLGRDGLLPSIFAKVHCTRHTPVHSQVWVGVVAGILGGLFNVHVLSHILSVGSLTGYSVVAACVVSLRWKDRASSLVSSRWISNWREGVICLVAVACSGFVAGLCYRFDALIWLLVPIITGILAAVALYYRQDYVEPSGFSCPGVPIVPAVCIFFNIFLFGQLHYEAWIRFVVLSIVSVGIYAFYGQYHADPVSSNEKIIYHQAPTEEDK encoded by the exons ATGGCAGAGCGGAAGAGATACTCTGGTTCTGGTATATCTTCGTcttcttggttctctcactttcggTCTTCAGCCGTTAGATCCAAGCCTCTAGTTAGTTCTTCCTTGGATACTACTGTCCGTACAGGTTCTGGTGAAGCTCTCGTTCGTCGTCTCGGACTCTTCGATCTTATACTTTTAGGTATCGGTGCATCAATTGGTGCTGGTATCTTTGTCGTCACCGGAACCGTTGCTCGCGATGCTGGACCTG CTGTCACAGTTAGTTTCATTCTGGCTGGAGCATCCTGTGTGCTTAATGCACTCTGTTATGCCGAATTGGCATCCCGTTTTCCTGCTGTTGTTGGTGGAGCATACTTGTATTCATACTCAGCATTCAATGAGCTTACAGCATTTCTCGTGTTTGGACAACTGATGCTTGATTACCATATTGGGGCAGCTAGCATAGCACGAAGCTTGGCAAATTATTTTGTGAACATACTGGAGCTCTTTCCCTTATTCAAGGATCACATTCCAAGCTGGATTGGCCATGGTGGTAAAGAGTTCTTTGGAGGAGCTCTATCGATTAACATATTAGCTCCAATTCTCCTAGCTGTTTTGACAATTATTCTCTGCCTCGGTGTTCGAGAATCATCTGCTTTGAACTCAATTATGACTATCACAAAG TTAATTATTGTGTTCATTGTCATTGCGGTTGGTTCTTTTGAGGTTGACGTATCAAATTGGTCTCCTTTTGCTCCAAATGGGTTTAAAGCAGTAATGACTGGAGCAACAGTAGTATTTTTTGCGTACGTTGGATTTGATGCAGTGGCTAATTCAGCTGAAGAATCTAAAAAACCACAG AGGGATTTACCAATAGGAATCCTTGGAAGTCTTCTTGCTTGTGCAATATTATATGTTGCTGTCTGCTTAGTGATCACTGGAATGGTACCGTACAAGTTTCTTGGTGAAGATGCTCCCTTATCTGCAGCTTTTACATCAAAGGGCTTGAAATATGTTACTATATTGATTAGCATAGGTGCTGTTGCTGGGCTTACTACAACCCTTCTAGTTGGCTTGTATGTTCAG TCTCGGTTATATTTTGGGCTTGGAAGGGATGGTCTACTGCCTTCAATATTTGCAAAAGTACACTGTACACGTCACACTCCTGTTCACTCTCAGGTTTGGGTTGGTGTGGTTGCTGGCATCTTGGGAGGACTATTTAATGTACATGTACTCTCACACATTCTTTCGGTTGGCTCGTTG ACAGGCTACTCTGTCGTTGCAGCATGTGTTGTAAGCCTTCGTTGGAAGGATAGAGCATCAAGTCTAGTTTCTTCAAGGTGGATTTCAAATTGGCGGGAAGGTGTCATATGCCTTGTCGCAGTTGCCTGCAGTGGGTTTGTTGCAGGGCTTTGCTACCGTTTTGATGCTCTTATCTGGTTGCTGGTACCTATAATAACAGGAATACTTGCTGCAGTTGCTCTATATTATCGACAA GACTATGTGGAACCATCAGGGTTTTCTTGTCCAGGAGTTCCCATCGTTCCAGCTGTttgcatcttcttcaacatattCTTGTTTGGTCAG cTACACTATGAAGCATGGATAAGATTTGTGGTCCTCAGCATTGTTTCAGTTGGTATCTATGCATTTTACGGGCAGTATCATGCTGATCCGGTAAgttcaaatgaaaaaataatttatcatCAGGCACCTACAGAAGAAGATAAATAA